One Primulina huaijiensis isolate GDHJ02 chromosome 8, ASM1229523v2, whole genome shotgun sequence genomic region harbors:
- the LOC140982313 gene encoding clathrin light chain 2, which yields MSSSFADSFDQFGGDSPAAGSNHAFEDGYFESHVPDSPSIYASGGTFPSDPVDFSTEIGSNGPILPPPEEMVHEEGYALREWRRQNAMRLEDKEKREKELLSQIIVEADQYKAEFHQKRDINREANISMNREKEKIFVASQEKFHAEADKDYWKSIADLIPKEVPAIEKRKSKKEQEKKPSIVVVQGPKSGKPTDLSRMRQLLIKLKHNTPTHLKPSPPTAPDAKMDTSAAPITVSPEAVAAA from the exons ATGTCGTCTTCCTTCGCCGACTCGTTCGACCAATTCGGCGGCGACTCACCGGCTGCCGGTTCCAACCATGCCTTCGAAGACGGTTACTTTGAGTCTCACGTCCCTGACTCCCCGTCGATTTACGCCTCCGGAGGCACATTCCCCTCCGATCCGGTGGATTTCTCTACTGAAATAGGTTCCAATGGTCCGATTCTTCCTCCACCGGAAGAAATGGTGCATGAGGAGGGTTATGCTCTCAGAGAATGGAGAAG GCAAAATGCGATGCGACTGGAGGATAAGGAGAAAAGGGAGAAGGAGCTGTTGAGCCAAATCATTGTTGAAGCAGATCAGTACAAGGCTGAATTTCACCAAAAGAGGGATATAAACCGTGAAGCCAATATATCAATGAACAGGGAAAAGGAGAAG ATATTTGTCGCAAGCCAAGAGAAATTCCATGCAGAAGCGGACAAGGACTACTGGAAATCCATAGCCGACCTAATCCCGAAAGAAGTCCCGGCTAtagagaagaggaagagtaaGAAGGAACAGGAAAAGAAACCTTCAATAGTTGTGGTTCAAGGACCCAAGTCTGGAAAGCCAACTGATTTGTCCAGAATGCGACAATTACTCATAAAGCTGAAGCATAACACACCGACGCACTTGAAGCCTTCCCCACCGACAGCACCAGATGCTAAAATGGACACCTCTGCTGCTCCGATTACAGTCTCCCCGGAGGCTGTCGCTGCTGCGTAA
- the LOC140983512 gene encoding protein EMB-1-like produces MASEQARSRTELDAKARQGETVVPGGTGGKSLEVQEHFAEGRSKGGQTRKEQMGTEGYQEMGRKGGLSSGDKSGGERAEEEGIPIDESKFTTKP; encoded by the exons ATGGCTTCAGAACAGGCCAGATCAAGGACTGAGCTTGACGCCAAGGCCAGACAAGGCGAGACTGTTGTCCCCGGTGGAACAGGCGGCAAAAGTCTGGAGGTCCAGGAGCACTTTGCTGAAG GGAGGAGCAAAGGAGGGCAGACGAGGAAAGAGCAGATGGGGACAGAGGGATACCAGGAGATGGGACGCAAGGGGGGGCTGAGCAGCGGTGATAAATCCGGCGGGGAGCGAGCTGAGGAAGAAGGAATACCTATCGATGAATCCAAGTTTACGACCAAGCCCTGA